From Streptomyces zhihengii, the proteins below share one genomic window:
- a CDS encoding DUF2306 domain-containing protein: protein MTITTTEPEQAAPAERPAAGPAPSPHWWRRPWVGPLALVSAVFIAMAVPRYLTLDPADSKIPPAAGHPWHYAVLVAHVVFGTVALVTCCLQVWPALRQRHPKVHRFSGRLYLVAGVLPAGVSGVAVALVSPSGLSMQMSTIMTSVLWVGTAVAGYRMARQRRFDDHRRWMVRSFALTLSIILSRILGVVYDYTILPQPDTQDIAQLIAWGQARAGLASWPGWILPLLFAEWWLVERGSGARHKARQARRRAALAASKTSAAGPS, encoded by the coding sequence GTGACGATCACGACGACCGAACCGGAGCAGGCCGCCCCCGCGGAGAGACCCGCGGCCGGCCCCGCCCCGTCCCCGCACTGGTGGCGTCGCCCCTGGGTGGGACCCCTGGCCCTGGTGAGCGCGGTGTTCATCGCCATGGCCGTGCCGCGGTACCTCACCCTCGACCCCGCCGACTCCAAGATCCCCCCGGCGGCCGGACACCCGTGGCACTACGCGGTGCTGGTGGCGCACGTCGTGTTCGGCACGGTCGCCCTGGTGACGTGCTGCCTCCAGGTGTGGCCCGCCCTGCGGCAGCGGCATCCGAAGGTGCACCGCTTCAGCGGGCGCCTGTACCTGGTGGCGGGGGTGCTGCCCGCCGGTGTCTCCGGCGTCGCCGTCGCCCTCGTCAGCCCCTCGGGGCTGTCGATGCAGATGTCGACCATCATGACCTCGGTGCTGTGGGTCGGCACCGCGGTCGCGGGCTACCGGATGGCCAGGCAGCGGCGGTTCGACGACCACCGGCGATGGATGGTGCGCAGCTTCGCGCTGACGCTGTCCATCATCCTCAGCCGGATCCTCGGGGTGGTCTACGACTACACCATCCTGCCCCAGCCCGACACCCAGGACATCGCCCAGCTCATCGCCTGGGGCCAGGCGCGGGCGGGTCTGGCGTCGTGGCCCGGCTGGATCCTGCCGCTGCTCTTCGCCGAGTGGTGGCTGGTCGAACGCGGCTCCGGCGCACGCCACAAGGCCCGCCAGGCCCGCCGCAGGGCGGCCCTGGCGGCGTCGAAGACGTCCGCCGCCGGCCCGTCCTGA
- a CDS encoding ferredoxin — MTWHIEVDQRACMGAGLCNGTLPDRFRLVGGKAEPTETGIEPDEDVLDAADYCPYRAIRITDMATGETLAAAD, encoded by the coding sequence ATGACCTGGCACATCGAGGTCGACCAGCGGGCCTGCATGGGCGCCGGCCTGTGCAACGGCACCCTGCCCGACCGCTTCCGTCTCGTCGGCGGCAAGGCCGAGCCCACCGAGACGGGCATCGAGCCCGACGAGGACGTGCTCGACGCCGCCGACTACTGCCCCTACCGGGCCATCCGGATCACCGACATGGCAACCGGCGAAACCCTCGCGGCCGCCGACTGA
- a CDS encoding cytochrome P450 translates to MTVTDQDTTGSSATAAVPPPGCPMHGAPAYPFGEPVATDLHPRYAEVRAEQALTRVDMQYGGEAWLATRHADIKVVLADPRFSRAATVGKDVPRVRKAFEEQNIVSMDDPEHGRLRKLVAKAFTVRRVELIRPRAQQIADDLLDRLIASGKTGDLASQYAWMLPITVICEMLAVPLEDHYKFRGWIDTWLTIGNEHTLEEMNEARFEKLPEYMGSLIAKRRAEPGDDLLSALVAARDEEDRLSEEELITMSIALLATGHHTTANQLANHLYILLSRREQWERLVAEPELLPTAIEELLRVTPLSPYSENTRIAVEDIEVGGQLVKAGEAVMIFPAVGNRDPRVFAAPEELDLTRKHNPHIAFGHGIHHCLGAPLARLELQVALGTLLRRLPSLELAVPAEEVPWKSDHVVRGVAALPVRW, encoded by the coding sequence ATGACGGTCACCGACCAGGACACCACCGGATCCAGCGCGACGGCGGCCGTGCCTCCGCCGGGCTGCCCCATGCACGGCGCACCGGCCTACCCCTTCGGGGAGCCGGTCGCCACCGACCTCCACCCCCGCTACGCCGAGGTCCGCGCCGAACAGGCGCTCACCCGCGTGGACATGCAGTACGGCGGCGAGGCGTGGCTCGCCACCCGGCACGCCGACATCAAGGTCGTGCTCGCCGACCCGCGCTTCAGCCGCGCCGCGACCGTCGGCAAGGACGTCCCGCGCGTCCGCAAGGCGTTCGAGGAGCAGAACATCGTCTCCATGGACGACCCGGAGCACGGCCGGCTGCGCAAGCTGGTCGCCAAGGCGTTCACCGTCCGCCGGGTCGAGCTGATACGGCCCCGCGCGCAGCAGATCGCCGACGACCTGCTGGACCGCCTCATCGCCTCCGGCAAGACCGGTGACCTGGCCTCCCAGTACGCCTGGATGCTGCCGATCACCGTCATCTGCGAGATGCTCGCGGTGCCGCTGGAGGACCACTACAAGTTCCGCGGCTGGATCGACACCTGGCTGACCATCGGCAACGAGCACACGCTCGAGGAGATGAACGAGGCCCGCTTCGAGAAGCTGCCCGAGTACATGGGCTCGCTGATCGCCAAGCGCCGCGCCGAGCCGGGCGACGACCTGCTGTCCGCCCTCGTCGCCGCGCGCGACGAGGAGGACCGGCTCAGCGAGGAGGAGCTGATCACCATGTCGATCGCGCTCCTCGCCACCGGCCACCACACCACCGCCAACCAGCTCGCGAACCACCTCTACATCCTGCTCAGCCGGCGGGAGCAGTGGGAGCGCCTGGTCGCCGAACCGGAGCTGCTGCCGACCGCCATCGAGGAGCTGCTGCGGGTCACCCCGCTCAGCCCCTACTCGGAGAACACCCGCATCGCGGTCGAGGACATCGAGGTCGGCGGACAGCTCGTGAAGGCCGGCGAGGCCGTCATGATCTTCCCCGCCGTCGGCAACCGCGACCCGCGCGTCTTCGCGGCTCCCGAGGAGCTGGACCTGACCCGCAAGCACAACCCGCACATCGCCTTCGGGCACGGCATCCACCACTGCCTCGGCGCCCCGCTCGCCCGGCTCGAACTCCAGGTCGCGCTCGGCACCCTGCTGCGCCGCCTGCCGAGCCTGGAACTGGCGGTGCCGGCCGAGGAGGTGCCGTGGAAGTCCGACCACGTGGTGCGCGGTGTGGCCGCGCTGCCCGTGCGGTGGTGA
- a CDS encoding FAD-binding oxidoreductase produces MLDRRNLLRAGGVLAATVATGAAAGAPAAGAPAAGRRRCPDWSALRSRIQGDVVLPGDAAYDASKQLAIGEYDAVTPAGIVYGETPADVQAVVRFAQDNSLTLRTRSGGHNFAGWSTGEGLVLDVRRMNHVTGGGSPTVHVGPGTQSIEALGVLKQYGQGMVTGTCHDVCVGGYYSGGGVGYQSRPFGIGSDRMVSAKVVLADGRLVTASERSNPDLFWALRGSGGGNWGVLVDVEMRPISVPRMVFYEQIWSWDDAEKFLDTWQQWYRTTPRNSTGQVIVIQPDAGSGNPPIVLQQGAYYGTKEEADAGLAELAGLVGSTPATSKVLDLPFADGMQYVYGLAEGGSHPRTLWQRMRARIVDQPLGTAGTAAALAAFESAPRTGQTRYLSFVGLGGAVGDKAPTDTAFVHRGALFHIGYGVALPDASPTDEDVNAAVGWATTGFNVINPLSGGHSYINFPDMYLDNWQNAYYGVNYDRLKRLKRAYDPYRFFDHPRAIGN; encoded by the coding sequence ATGCTCGATCGAAGGAATCTGCTCCGCGCCGGCGGCGTCCTCGCCGCGACGGTCGCCACCGGGGCGGCCGCCGGAGCACCTGCCGCCGGAGCACCGGCCGCCGGCCGGCGCCGGTGCCCCGACTGGTCGGCCCTGCGCTCCCGCATCCAGGGCGATGTCGTGCTGCCCGGCGACGCCGCCTACGACGCCTCCAAGCAGCTCGCCATCGGCGAGTACGACGCCGTCACCCCCGCCGGCATCGTCTACGGCGAGACCCCCGCCGACGTCCAGGCCGTCGTCCGCTTCGCCCAGGACAACAGCCTCACACTGCGCACCCGCAGCGGCGGCCACAACTTCGCCGGCTGGTCCACCGGCGAGGGCCTGGTGCTCGACGTCCGCCGCATGAACCACGTCACCGGCGGCGGTTCGCCCACCGTCCACGTGGGCCCCGGCACCCAGAGCATCGAGGCGCTCGGCGTCCTCAAGCAGTACGGCCAGGGCATGGTCACCGGCACCTGCCACGACGTGTGCGTCGGCGGCTACTACTCCGGCGGCGGCGTCGGCTACCAGAGCCGCCCCTTCGGCATCGGCTCCGACCGCATGGTCTCCGCCAAGGTGGTCCTCGCCGACGGCCGCCTCGTCACCGCCTCCGAGCGCTCCAACCCCGACCTCTTCTGGGCGCTGCGCGGCAGCGGCGGCGGCAACTGGGGCGTCCTCGTCGACGTCGAGATGCGCCCCATCTCCGTGCCCCGGATGGTCTTCTACGAGCAGATCTGGAGCTGGGACGACGCCGAGAAGTTCCTCGACACCTGGCAGCAGTGGTACCGGACCACCCCGCGCAACAGCACCGGCCAGGTCATCGTGATCCAGCCGGACGCCGGCTCCGGCAACCCGCCGATCGTCCTCCAGCAGGGCGCCTACTACGGCACCAAGGAGGAGGCCGACGCCGGCCTCGCCGAGCTCGCCGGACTGGTCGGCTCCACCCCCGCCACCAGCAAGGTCCTCGACCTGCCGTTCGCCGACGGCATGCAGTACGTTTACGGCCTCGCCGAGGGCGGCTCCCACCCGCGCACCCTGTGGCAGCGGATGCGCGCCCGCATCGTCGACCAGCCGCTCGGCACCGCCGGGACCGCCGCCGCGCTCGCCGCCTTCGAGTCGGCGCCGCGCACCGGCCAGACCCGCTACCTGAGCTTCGTCGGCCTCGGCGGCGCCGTCGGCGACAAGGCGCCCACCGACACCGCGTTCGTGCACCGCGGCGCGCTCTTCCACATCGGCTACGGCGTCGCCCTGCCGGACGCCTCGCCCACCGACGAGGACGTCAACGCCGCCGTGGGCTGGGCCACCACCGGCTTCAACGTGATCAACCCGCTGTCCGGGGGCCACTCCTACATCAACTTCCCGGACATGTACCTCGACAACTGGCAGAACGCCTACTACGGCGTCAACTACGACCGCCTCAAGCGGCTGAAGAGGGCGTACGACCCGTACCGCTTCTTCGACCACCCGCGCGCCATCGGCAACTGA
- a CDS encoding acyltransferase family protein has translation MPATVPSVDTDPHIRGRSKLPSLTGMRFFAALLVFFIHALQPIGPVDPTGPVNPFADQDIAQGLLEFFAPAGYLGVSFFFLLSGFVITWSVKPGERLTAYWRRRVVKIFPNHIVMWAAAMILFASAYTPVSTWLPNLFLVNSWINKFDVQMSVNAPAWSLCAELLFYLAFPLLLLGVRRIRASRLWWWAAGAALSTVGVALVTTYLIPDTPRSPMIPISTTQMWFNYTFPPMRMFEFLLGMLLARIVMAGRWPRIGVVPVLGLLAAGYAAAMYAPAPYNFVSVTVVPFGVAIAAAASADVRGVKTYLDGPVMQWLGNVSFGFYLCQGVVIFWGRQALLGNGTYSTPVAVLVMAGMFVATLLAGWFLYACVETPAMKLWSRPRKRAGAVPPVPAAAPAEPVAAPAAEPVATVSAGGAPARP, from the coding sequence GTGCCCGCAACCGTTCCGAGTGTGGACACCGATCCGCACATACGTGGCCGCAGCAAGCTTCCGTCCCTCACGGGCATGCGGTTCTTCGCCGCTCTTCTGGTGTTCTTCATCCACGCGCTCCAGCCGATCGGGCCGGTCGACCCCACGGGTCCGGTGAATCCGTTCGCGGACCAGGACATCGCGCAAGGGCTGCTGGAATTCTTCGCACCCGCCGGTTATCTGGGGGTGTCGTTCTTCTTTCTGCTGAGCGGATTCGTCATCACCTGGTCGGTGAAGCCGGGTGAAAGGCTGACGGCCTACTGGCGCCGGCGCGTCGTGAAGATCTTCCCGAACCACATCGTGATGTGGGCCGCGGCGATGATTCTCTTCGCGTCCGCCTACACTCCGGTGAGCACCTGGCTGCCGAATCTTTTCCTGGTGAATTCCTGGATCAACAAGTTCGATGTCCAGATGAGTGTGAACGCGCCGGCCTGGTCGCTCTGTGCCGAGCTGCTGTTCTATCTGGCGTTCCCGCTGCTGCTGCTCGGTGTGCGGCGGATCCGGGCGAGCCGGCTGTGGTGGTGGGCGGCGGGTGCCGCGCTGTCGACGGTCGGTGTGGCGCTGGTGACGACGTATCTGATCCCGGACACCCCCCGTTCGCCGATGATCCCGATCTCGACGACGCAGATGTGGTTCAACTACACCTTCCCGCCGATGCGGATGTTCGAGTTCCTGCTGGGCATGCTGCTGGCGCGGATCGTGATGGCGGGACGCTGGCCGCGGATCGGTGTCGTGCCGGTGCTGGGGCTGCTCGCGGCCGGGTACGCCGCGGCGATGTACGCGCCAGCGCCGTACAACTTCGTCTCCGTCACGGTGGTGCCGTTCGGTGTCGCCATCGCGGCCGCCGCGTCCGCCGACGTCCGCGGGGTGAAGACGTACCTGGACGGTCCGGTCATGCAGTGGCTGGGCAATGTCTCCTTCGGGTTCTACCTGTGCCAGGGCGTGGTCATCTTCTGGGGCCGGCAGGCCCTGCTGGGCAACGGGACGTACAGCACCCCGGTGGCCGTCCTGGTGATGGCGGGGATGTTCGTGGCGACGCTGCTCGCGGGCTGGTTCCTCTACGCCTGTGTGGAGACCCCGGCGATGAAGCTGTGGAGCAGGCCGCGCAAGCGGGCCGGCGCGGTGCCTCCGGTGCCCGCCGCGGCCCCCGCGGAGCCGGTCGCGGCCCCGGCCGCCGAGCCGGTCGCGACGGTGTCGGCCGGCGGCGCCCCGGCGCGCCCCTGA
- a CDS encoding class II 3-deoxy-7-phosphoheptulonate synthase, whose protein sequence is MPALIETVTRPREAAGTLPPAVAARVTDALARPAAQQPDYPRTGAVTEVRETLERMPSLVLPGEVDRLHRRLADVAHGRAFLLHGGDCAETFAGNTEDHVRANIRTLLQMAVVLTYGASLPVVKVGRIAGQYAKPRSKATDDLNLPVYRGDIVNSASPTPASRVADPARMLSAYAHSAAALNHVRSMMASGAADLGRVQGWNQDFVRDSPAGERYRALAADIDDGLRFMSACQADHSALHTTEVYASHEALLLDYERAMLRTAEGDDGRSRLYGLSGHFLWIGERTRRLDGAHVALASMLANPIGVKIGPGTTPEQAVEYVERLDPDSRPGRLTLISRMGRDKVRDVLPAIVEKVTATGHRVIWQCDPMHGNTKETASGYKSRHFDDILDEVQGFFQVHRSLGTHPGGLHIELTGDHVTECLGGARRLDDASLAARYETNCDPRLNPEQSVEMAFLVAELMRG, encoded by the coding sequence ATGCCAGCACTCATAGAGACCGTCACCCGCCCGCGTGAGGCGGCCGGGACGCTGCCGCCCGCAGTGGCGGCCCGGGTGACCGACGCACTCGCCCGCCCGGCTGCCCAGCAGCCCGACTACCCCCGCACCGGCGCCGTCACCGAGGTGCGCGAGACCCTCGAACGCATGCCGTCGCTCGTCCTGCCCGGTGAGGTCGACCGGCTGCACCGGCGCCTCGCCGACGTGGCCCACGGACGCGCGTTCCTGCTGCACGGCGGCGACTGCGCCGAGACGTTCGCCGGCAACACCGAGGACCACGTACGCGCCAACATCCGCACCCTGCTGCAGATGGCCGTCGTCCTCACCTACGGCGCCAGCCTGCCCGTGGTCAAGGTCGGCCGCATCGCGGGCCAGTACGCCAAGCCCCGCTCCAAGGCCACCGACGACCTCAACCTCCCCGTCTATCGGGGCGACATCGTCAACTCCGCCTCGCCCACGCCCGCTTCGCGGGTCGCCGACCCCGCCCGGATGCTCAGCGCCTACGCCCACTCCGCGGCCGCCCTCAACCACGTGCGCTCCATGATGGCCTCGGGCGCGGCGGACCTCGGGCGCGTCCAGGGCTGGAACCAGGACTTCGTCCGCGACTCCCCGGCCGGCGAGCGCTACCGCGCCCTCGCCGCGGACATCGACGACGGCCTGCGCTTCATGTCCGCCTGCCAGGCCGACCACAGCGCCCTGCACACCACCGAGGTGTACGCCAGCCACGAGGCCCTGCTCCTCGACTACGAACGGGCCATGCTGCGCACCGCGGAGGGCGACGACGGCAGGTCCCGCCTCTACGGGCTCTCCGGGCACTTCCTGTGGATCGGGGAGCGCACCCGCCGGCTCGACGGGGCCCATGTGGCCCTGGCGTCCATGCTCGCCAACCCCATCGGCGTCAAGATCGGCCCCGGCACCACGCCGGAACAGGCCGTGGAGTACGTCGAGCGGCTGGACCCCGACAGCAGGCCCGGCCGGCTCACCCTGATCAGCCGCATGGGCCGCGACAAGGTCCGCGACGTGCTGCCGGCCATCGTGGAGAAGGTCACGGCGACCGGCCACCGGGTGATCTGGCAGTGCGACCCCATGCACGGCAACACCAAGGAGACCGCCAGCGGGTACAAGTCCCGCCACTTCGACGACATCCTCGACGAGGTGCAGGGCTTCTTCCAGGTCCACCGCTCACTCGGCACCCATCCCGGCGGGCTGCACATCGAGCTCACCGGCGACCACGTCACCGAATGCCTCGGCGGAGCCCGCCGGCTGGACGACGCCTCGCTCGCGGCCCGCTACGAGACCAACTGCGACCCCCGGCTCAACCCCGAGCAGTCGGTCGAGATGGCCTTCCTGGTGGCCGAGCTGATGCGCGGCTGA
- a CDS encoding shikimate dehydrogenase family protein, with product MTGTDLAAQDAPPARPGAPAVSGTTRLYAVLGDPVAQVQAPAMLNPLFTRLGTDAILVPVHVRPGDLDTTVPGLQRVRNLDGLLITVPHKADCLRFADEISPAARLSGSANALRRGPDGRWYADNFDGAGFVRGLRAAGHRPETATVCVAGAGGAGSAIVVALLLAGARVTVWDTDTARVQRLVERLAPTWPGRVHGADGPVDADIAVNATPLGLRPDDPLPFAPDRLRPGTLVADIVMKPRRTALLAAAEACGLPVHPGAPMLAEQLALYREFFALDGPGTGAPGPLATGGEPAPAAVET from the coding sequence GTGACCGGTACGGACCTCGCCGCACAGGACGCGCCCCCGGCCCGGCCCGGCGCCCCCGCCGTGTCCGGCACGACCCGGCTCTACGCCGTGCTCGGCGACCCGGTCGCCCAGGTGCAGGCGCCCGCGATGCTCAACCCGCTCTTCACCCGCCTCGGCACCGACGCGATCCTCGTGCCCGTCCATGTGCGCCCCGGCGACCTGGACACCACCGTGCCCGGCCTCCAGCGCGTCCGGAACCTCGACGGGCTGCTGATCACCGTGCCGCACAAGGCCGACTGCCTCCGCTTCGCCGACGAGATCAGCCCCGCGGCCCGCCTCAGCGGCTCGGCCAACGCCCTGCGGCGCGGCCCCGACGGCCGCTGGTACGCCGACAACTTCGACGGTGCGGGCTTCGTCCGCGGCCTGCGCGCCGCGGGGCACCGGCCCGAGACCGCCACCGTCTGCGTCGCCGGCGCCGGGGGAGCGGGCTCCGCCATCGTCGTCGCCCTGCTGCTGGCCGGCGCCCGGGTCACCGTCTGGGACACCGACACCGCCCGCGTGCAGCGCCTCGTGGAACGCCTCGCCCCCACCTGGCCCGGCCGCGTCCACGGGGCGGACGGCCCCGTCGACGCGGACATCGCCGTCAACGCCACCCCCCTCGGGCTGCGCCCGGACGACCCGCTCCCGTTCGCCCCCGACCGGCTGCGCCCCGGAACCCTCGTCGCCGACATCGTCATGAAGCCGCGCCGCACCGCGCTGCTGGCGGCGGCGGAGGCGTGCGGCCTGCCCGTCCACCCCGGCGCGCCCATGCTCGCCGAACAGCTCGCCCTCTACCGGGAGTTCTTCGCCCTCGACGGCCCCGGCACCGGCGCTCCGGGGCCCCTCGCGACCGGCGGGGAACCCGCCCCGGCGGCAGTGGAGACCTGA
- a CDS encoding SPW repeat protein: MTTRSDISQHPDLAEMRSRFERATSNPAAQGVEALALLTGVYLAASPWIAGFSGLTGLAVTNLILGIAYCVCMSGFASAYERTHAMAWAACAIGAFTIVSPWVVSGDVSTTRTVVNNVIVGAVALLCGLAMAAGGRGGRKPTIGPSSMS, from the coding sequence ATGACCACCCGTTCCGACATTTCCCAGCACCCGGACCTCGCGGAGATGCGCTCCCGCTTCGAGCGCGCGACGTCCAACCCCGCGGCCCAGGGCGTCGAGGCCCTGGCCCTGCTCACCGGCGTCTACCTGGCGGCGTCGCCGTGGATAGCGGGCTTCAGCGGGCTGACCGGTCTCGCTGTGACCAACCTGATCCTCGGCATCGCCTACTGCGTCTGCATGAGCGGCTTCGCGTCGGCGTACGAGCGCACCCATGCCATGGCGTGGGCGGCCTGCGCCATCGGCGCGTTCACGATCGTCTCCCCGTGGGTCGTCTCGGGCGACGTGTCCACCACGCGCACGGTCGTCAACAACGTGATCGTCGGAGCCGTCGCCCTGCTCTGCGGTCTCGCGATGGCCGCCGGCGGCCGCGGCGGGCGCAAGCCGACCATCGGCCCCTCGTCGATGAGCTGA
- a CDS encoding MFS transporter yields MALLVLASCQLMVVLDITIVNIALPHIQSDLGFSTTTLSWVVSAYTLTFGGLLLLGGRAGDILGRRRVFIFGVLLFVLASLLGGLAQNSGQLLGARALQGVGGAIASPTSLALITTTFKEGPERNRAFGVFAAVSAGGGAIGLLAGGVLVEWLDWRWVLFVNVPIGLLIAAATPRFIKESERHPGNFDVLGALTSTLGMASLVYGFIRAGQDGWRDPLTLASFAAAVILLSLFITVERRSKQPITPLHMFADRNRAGTYGIMLCLAAAMFGMFFFLTLFVQNVLGFSPIQAGVAFLPVSAVIAIGAGLASQLLPRYGPKPFMVTGALLAAAGLGWLTMTDVDSTYAGSILGPMLVFSLGMGMLFVSLTLMALSRVPVHESGAASGLLNATQQVGGSLGLSILVTVSGAATTRELNQQIPAFLAQASPAERLRFERSGQLPPPWSYEVLTAGVSAAFVAAAIFAVVAAVIALFAIKVRADDLERLKGGGGMPAP; encoded by the coding sequence ATGGCGCTGCTGGTCCTCGCCTCCTGTCAGCTCATGGTGGTCCTCGACATCACCATCGTGAACATCGCCCTGCCCCACATCCAGAGCGATCTGGGCTTCTCCACCACCACCCTGTCCTGGGTGGTCAGCGCCTACACACTGACCTTCGGCGGGCTGCTGCTGCTCGGCGGACGCGCCGGCGACATCCTCGGCAGACGGCGGGTATTCATCTTCGGTGTGCTGCTGTTCGTGCTGGCCTCCCTGCTGGGCGGCCTCGCGCAGAACAGCGGCCAGCTCCTCGGCGCCCGCGCCCTCCAGGGCGTCGGCGGCGCCATCGCCTCGCCGACCTCGCTGGCCCTGATCACCACCACGTTCAAGGAGGGCCCGGAGCGCAACCGGGCCTTCGGTGTGTTCGCGGCCGTCTCGGCGGGCGGCGGCGCGATCGGGCTACTGGCGGGCGGGGTGCTCGTCGAGTGGCTGGACTGGCGCTGGGTGCTCTTCGTCAACGTGCCCATCGGGCTGCTGATCGCCGCCGCCACACCGCGCTTCATCAAGGAGTCCGAGCGCCATCCGGGCAACTTCGACGTCCTCGGCGCGCTGACCTCGACCCTGGGCATGGCCTCACTGGTCTACGGATTCATCCGGGCCGGACAGGACGGCTGGCGGGATCCGCTGACCCTCGCCTCCTTCGCCGCCGCGGTGATCCTGCTGAGCCTCTTCATCACCGTCGAACGGCGCTCGAAGCAGCCGATCACCCCGCTGCACATGTTCGCCGACCGCAACCGCGCGGGCACGTACGGCATCATGCTCTGCCTCGCCGCGGCGATGTTCGGCATGTTCTTCTTCCTGACCCTCTTCGTGCAGAACGTCCTCGGCTTCAGCCCGATCCAGGCCGGGGTGGCGTTCCTGCCGGTCAGCGCCGTGATCGCGATCGGAGCCGGCCTCGCCTCGCAGCTCCTGCCGCGCTACGGGCCCAAACCCTTCATGGTGACGGGCGCGCTGCTGGCCGCGGCGGGGCTCGGCTGGCTGACGATGACGGACGTCGACTCCACCTACGCGGGCAGCATCCTGGGGCCGATGCTGGTCTTCAGCCTCGGCATGGGCATGCTCTTCGTCTCGCTGACCCTGATGGCGCTGTCCCGGGTGCCGGTGCACGAATCGGGCGCCGCCTCCGGGCTGCTCAACGCCACGCAGCAGGTCGGCGGCTCGCTGGGGCTCTCCATCCTGGTCACGGTCTCCGGCGCCGCCACCACCCGCGAGCTGAACCAGCAGATCCCGGCCTTCCTCGCGCAGGCGAGCCCCGCGGAGCGCCTGCGGTTCGAGCGCAGCGGGCAGCTGCCGCCGCCGTGGTCGTACGAGGTGCTGACCGCCGGCGTCTCGGCGGCCTTCGTCGCGGCGGCGATCTTCGCCGTGGTCGCCGCCGTCATCGCGCTGTTCGCGATCAAGGTCCGCGCCGACGACCTGGAACGCCTCAAGGGCGGCGGCGGGATGCCGGCGCCCTGA
- a CDS encoding RidA family protein, which produces MSLHRHNPAELAPPAGFSHAVTATGSRLVFLAGQTALDGEGKVVGGTLPEQFELALTNLLTALASAGGTPHDLARVTVYATDVADYRAHAAELGRVWRRVAGRDYPAMAVIGVVRLWDEECLVEVDGTAVLP; this is translated from the coding sequence ATGAGTCTGCACCGGCACAACCCGGCGGAGCTCGCGCCGCCCGCCGGGTTCTCCCACGCGGTCACCGCCACCGGCTCCCGGCTGGTGTTCCTCGCCGGCCAGACGGCCCTGGACGGCGAGGGCAAGGTCGTCGGCGGCACGCTGCCGGAACAGTTCGAACTGGCCCTCACCAACCTCCTCACCGCCCTCGCGTCGGCCGGCGGGACGCCCCACGACCTGGCGAGGGTCACCGTCTACGCCACCGACGTGGCCGACTACCGGGCCCACGCCGCCGAACTGGGCCGCGTCTGGCGCCGGGTGGCGGGCCGTGACTACCCGGCGATGGCGGTGATCGGCGTGGTCCGGCTGTGGGACGAGGAGTGCCTCGTCGAGGTCGACGGGACGGCGGTGCTCCCCTGA